One Tachysurus fulvidraco isolate hzauxx_2018 chromosome 2, HZAU_PFXX_2.0, whole genome shotgun sequence DNA segment encodes these proteins:
- the tada3l gene encoding transcriptional adapter 3, translated as MSELKDCPPLKYYDFKPVEHVKVCPRYTAVLGRSEDDGIGIEELDTLQLELETLLSSASRRLRALEEQRQILTDWQDKKGDKRFMKMGKEVDPTASSRHPKPKKPKLEGKAGHGPGPGPGRPKSKNLQPKVQEYEFSEDPQDIPRNPKNDTPNRFWASVEPYCADITNEEIRVLEELLKPPEDEAEYYKIPTLGKHYSQRWAQEDLLEEQREGARANDKKKSMLGPLSEIDAKDVDALLKKSESQHEPPEDGCPFGPLTQRLLQALVEENIISPMEDSPIPDIPVKDEGAGTSPRSQGKAFSVPHTRSLEARIREELVAQGLLDSDERQGTGGDSEDEVLAELQKRQAELKALSAHNRARKQELLRLAREEMRKQELRQCVRVADNEVMEAFRRIMAARQKKRTPTKKEKDQAWKALKERERILKQLDG; from the exons ATGAGTGAACTGAAGGACTGTCCACCGCTCAAATATTATGACTTCAAGCCCGTAGAGCATGTGAAAGTGTGTCCTCGATACACAGCGGTGTTGGGCCGCTCGGAGGACGATGGCATCGGGATTGAGGAGTTGGACACGTTGCAGCTGGAGCTGGAGACGTTGCTGTCCTCGGCCAGCCGACGTCTCAGAGCGCTGGAAGAGCAGAGACAG ATCCTTACAGATTGGCAGGACAAAAAAGGCGACAAAAGGTTCATGAAGATGGGGAAAGAAGTCGATCCGACAGCCTCCTCCCGCCATCCGAAGCCAAAGAAGCCAAAGCTCGAAGGAAAGGCAGGTCACGGGCCTGGGCCTGGTCCGGGCAGGCCCAAGTCCAAAAACCTGCAGCCCAAAGTCCAGGAGTATGAATTCAGTGAAGACCCACAGGACATACCCCGCAACCCCAAAAATGACACTCCAAACAG aTTCTGGGCTTCAGTAGAGCCCTACTGTGCAGACATCACTAATGAAGAGATCCGAGTTCTCGAAGAACTTCTTAAACCACCTGAAGACGAAGCGGAGTATTACAAG ATTCCCACTCTAGGAAAACACTACTCTCAGCGCTGGGCACAAGAAGACCTGCTGGAAGAGCAGCGAGAGGGAGCGCGAGCCAACGATAAGAAGAAAAGCATGCTGGGTCCACTCTCTGAGATCGACGCCAAAG ACGTTGATGCCTTGCTGAAAAAATCTGAGTCCCAACACGAGCCTCCGGAGGACGGCTGTCCGTTTGGTCCCCTCACGCAGCGCTTGCTGCAAGCCCTGGTGGAG GAGAATATCATATCCCCTATGGAGGATTCCCCAATTCCAGACATTCCGGTGAAAGATGAAGGAGCCGGAACTTCGCCTCGCAGCCAGGGAAAAGCTTTCAG CGTTCCCCACACGCGCTCTCTGGAAGCCCGGATCAGGGAAGAGCTGGTGGCTCAAGGACTGTTGGACTCAGATGAGAGGCAGGGCACAGGAGGGGACTCGGAGGATGAAGTGCTGGCCGAGCTCCAGAAGAGACAGGCAGAGCTCAAAGCTCTGAGCGCTCACAACCGAGCACGAAAGCAAGAGCTGCTCCG GTTGGCGCGGGAGGAGATGAGGAAGCAGGAGCTGCGACAGTGTGTCCGAGTGGCTGACAACGAGGTGATGGAGGCTTTCCGACGCATCATGGCTGCCAGGCAAAAGAAACGCACTccaacaaagaaagaaaaggatcaGGCATGGAAAGCgctgaaagagagggagagaatccTCAAACAGTTGGACGGATAA
- the rab7a gene encoding ras-related protein Rab-7a, which yields MTSRKKVLLKVIILGDSGVGKTSLMNQYVNKKFSNQYKATIGADFLTKEVMVDDRLVTMQIWDTAGQERFQSLGVAFYRGADCCVLVFDVTAPNTFKTLDSWRDEFLIQASPRDPENFPFVVLGNKIDLENRQVTTKRAQAWCQSKNNIPYFETSAKEAINVEQAFQTIARNALKQETEVELYNEFPEPIKLDRNERAKQSPESCSC from the exons ATGACATCGAGGAAGAAAGTTCTGCTCAAAGTGATCATCCTCGGGGACTCGGG agtGGGAAAGACCTCTCTGATGAACCAGTACGTGAACAAGAAGTTTAGCAATCAATACAAAGCTACAATAGGCGCCGACTTCCTGACAAAAGAGGTGATGGTGGACGATCGGCTCGTCACAATGCAG atttgggacacagccggTCAGGAGCGTTTCCAGTCTCTGGGCGTGGCATTCTACCGCGGTGCAGACTGCTGCGTGCTCGTCTTCGACGTCACGGCACCGAACACGTTCAAGACACTGGACAGCTGGAGGGACGAGTTTCTGATCCAGGCCAGCCCTCGTGACCCTGAGAACTTCCCCTTCGTAGTGCTCGGCAACAAAATCGACCTGGAGAATAGGCAG GTAACCACTAAGCGAGCACAAGCCTGGTGCCAGAGCAAGAATAACATCCCCTACTTTGAGACCAGCGCAAAGGAGGCCATCAACGTAGAACAAGCTTTCCAGACCATCGCACGCAACGCACTCAAACAG GAAACCGAGGTGGAGTTGTACAACGAATTCCCAGAGCCGATCAAGCTGGACAGAAACGAGAGAGCCAAGCAATCACCGGAGAGCTGCAGCTGCTGA
- the pfkfb4a gene encoding 6-phosphofructo-2-kinase/fructose-2,6-bisphosphatase 4a isoform X1, with product MDNNGCTDDSCPTPSRELTQNPLKKIWMPCKNGLPEKPIFQRKVCMTNCPTLIVTVGLPARGKTYISKKLTRYLNWIGVPTKEFNVGQYRRECVKIYKSFEFFSPDNEEGLKIRKQCASAALNDVHQYLTEDGGQVAVFDATNTTRERRETIIRFAEQNGFKVFFVESVCEDPDVIAENIVQVKLGSPDYTDCNTEQAAEDFMKRIKCYENSYQPLDEDLDRELSFIKIIDVGRRYLVNRVQDHIQSRIVYYLMNIHITPRSIYLCRHGESDLNVKGRIGGDSGLTARGKEFARYLGQFINSQDISDLKVWTSQMKRTIQTAEALGVPYEQWKALNEIDAGVCEELMYEEIQLRYPLEFALRDQDKYRYRYPKGESYEDLVQRLEPVIMELERQENVLVICHQAVMRCLLAYFLDKSAEELPYLKCPLHTVLKLTPVAYGCKVEYITLNVEAVNTHRGRPENVNVHRTTEDALCTVPPHL from the exons ATGGACAACAACGGCTGCACGGATGACTCTTGCCCTACACCGTCCAGAGAGCTCACACAAAACCCGCTGAAGAAAATATGGATGCCCTGCAAAAACGGCCTCCCAGAGAAGCCCATCTTTCAGAGGAAGG tGTGCATGACCAACTGCCCCACTCTCATCGTCACGGTCGGACTACCGGCCCGGGGCAAGACCTACATCTCCAAAAAACTCACCCGTTACCTCAACTGGATTGGCGTTCCAACAAAAG AATTTAACGTGGGACAGTACAGACGAGAATGTGTGAAGATCTACAAATCGTTCGAGTTCTTTAGCCCAGACAACGAGGAGGGACTTAAAATCAGAAA GCAGTGCGCATCAGCAGCTCTTAACGATGTGCATCAGTATCTCACTGAGGACGGGGGGCAAGTGGCG GTATTTGATGCCACAAATACTacgagagaaaggagagagaccATCATACGATTTGCTGAACAGAACGGATTTAAG GTCTTCTTTGTTGAGTCTGTATGTGAAGACCCTGATGTTATTGCAGAAAACATTGTC CAAGTGAAACTTGGCAGTCCAGACTACACAGACTGTAACACCGAGCAGGCTGCAGAGGACTTCATGAAGAGGATAAAATGCTATGAGAATTCCTACCAGCCTCTCGACGAGGACTTGgacag agAATTGTCCTTCATAAAGATCATCGACGTGGGTCGGAGGTACCTGGTGAACCGAGTGCAGGATCACATCCAGAGCCGTATCGTGTATTACTTAATGAATATCCACATCACACCACGCTCCATCTATCTGTGCCGGCACGGAGAGAGTGACCTCAACGTTAAAGGACGCATCGGCGGCGACTCGGGTCTCACGGCCCGGGGAAAGGAG TTTGCTCGTTACTTGGGCCAGTTCATCAACTCGCAGGACATCAGCGATCTGAAGGTGTGGACGAGTCAGATGAAGAGAACCATTCAGACTGCCGAGGCTCTGGGCGTACCGTACGAGCAGTGGAAAGCTCTTAATGAGATTGATGCT ggtgtgtgtgaggagctgATGTACGAGGAGATTCAGTTGCGGTATCCTCTGGAGTTTGCTCTGCGTGACCAGGACAAATATCGCTACCGATATCCCAAAGGAGAG tctTATGAAGATCTGGTGCAGCGGCTGGAGCCCGTCATCATGGAGCTGGAGCGGCAGGAGAACGTGTTGGTCATCTGCCACCAGGCGGTCATGCGCTGCCTGCTGGCCTACTTCCTGGATAAATCGGCAG AGGAGCTGCCGTACCTGAAGTGCCCACTACACACCGTGCTGAAGCTCACACCGGTGGCTTACG GCTGCAAGGTGGAGTACATCACTCTGAACGTGGAAGCAGTGAACACCCACAGAGGACGACCAGAg AATGTAAACGTACATCGGACCACAGAGGACGCCCTGTGCACCGTCCCGCCTCACCTCTGA
- the pfkfb4a gene encoding 6-phosphofructo-2-kinase/fructose-2,6-bisphosphatase 4a isoform X3 — translation MAKMRGAAKSKNTPNSCRAVCMTNCPTLIVTVGLPARGKTYISKKLTRYLNWIGVPTKEFNVGQYRRECVKIYKSFEFFSPDNEEGLKIRKQCASAALNDVHQYLTEDGGQVAVFDATNTTRERRETIIRFAEQNGFKVFFVESVCEDPDVIAENIVQVKLGSPDYTDCNTEQAAEDFMKRIKCYENSYQPLDEDLDRELSFIKIIDVGRRYLVNRVQDHIQSRIVYYLMNIHITPRSIYLCRHGESDLNVKGRIGGDSGLTARGKEFARYLGQFINSQDISDLKVWTSQMKRTIQTAEALGVPYEQWKALNEIDAGVCEELMYEEIQLRYPLEFALRDQDKYRYRYPKGESYEDLVQRLEPVIMELERQENVLVICHQAVMRCLLAYFLDKSAEELPYLKCPLHTVLKLTPVAYGCKVEYITLNVEAVNTHRGRPENVDVTRMPEEALLTVPAHQ, via the exons ATGGCAAAGATGAGGGGTGCTGCCAAGtccaaaaacacaccaaattCTTGCAGGGCGG tGTGCATGACCAACTGCCCCACTCTCATCGTCACGGTCGGACTACCGGCCCGGGGCAAGACCTACATCTCCAAAAAACTCACCCGTTACCTCAACTGGATTGGCGTTCCAACAAAAG AATTTAACGTGGGACAGTACAGACGAGAATGTGTGAAGATCTACAAATCGTTCGAGTTCTTTAGCCCAGACAACGAGGAGGGACTTAAAATCAGAAA GCAGTGCGCATCAGCAGCTCTTAACGATGTGCATCAGTATCTCACTGAGGACGGGGGGCAAGTGGCG GTATTTGATGCCACAAATACTacgagagaaaggagagagaccATCATACGATTTGCTGAACAGAACGGATTTAAG GTCTTCTTTGTTGAGTCTGTATGTGAAGACCCTGATGTTATTGCAGAAAACATTGTC CAAGTGAAACTTGGCAGTCCAGACTACACAGACTGTAACACCGAGCAGGCTGCAGAGGACTTCATGAAGAGGATAAAATGCTATGAGAATTCCTACCAGCCTCTCGACGAGGACTTGgacag agAATTGTCCTTCATAAAGATCATCGACGTGGGTCGGAGGTACCTGGTGAACCGAGTGCAGGATCACATCCAGAGCCGTATCGTGTATTACTTAATGAATATCCACATCACACCACGCTCCATCTATCTGTGCCGGCACGGAGAGAGTGACCTCAACGTTAAAGGACGCATCGGCGGCGACTCGGGTCTCACGGCCCGGGGAAAGGAG TTTGCTCGTTACTTGGGCCAGTTCATCAACTCGCAGGACATCAGCGATCTGAAGGTGTGGACGAGTCAGATGAAGAGAACCATTCAGACTGCCGAGGCTCTGGGCGTACCGTACGAGCAGTGGAAAGCTCTTAATGAGATTGATGCT ggtgtgtgtgaggagctgATGTACGAGGAGATTCAGTTGCGGTATCCTCTGGAGTTTGCTCTGCGTGACCAGGACAAATATCGCTACCGATATCCCAAAGGAGAG tctTATGAAGATCTGGTGCAGCGGCTGGAGCCCGTCATCATGGAGCTGGAGCGGCAGGAGAACGTGTTGGTCATCTGCCACCAGGCGGTCATGCGCTGCCTGCTGGCCTACTTCCTGGATAAATCGGCAG AGGAGCTGCCGTACCTGAAGTGCCCACTACACACCGTGCTGAAGCTCACACCGGTGGCTTACG GCTGCAAGGTGGAGTACATCACTCTGAACGTGGAAGCAGTGAACACCCACAGAGGACGACCAGAg AATGTAGATGTGACGCGGATGCCAGAGGAGGCCTTGCTAACAGTGCCAGCTCATCAGTGA
- the pfkfb4a gene encoding 6-phosphofructo-2-kinase/fructose-2,6-bisphosphatase 4a isoform X2, translating to MDNNGCTDDSCPTPSRELTQNPLKKIWMPCKNGLPEKPIFQRKVCMTNCPTLIVTVGLPARGKTYISKKLTRYLNWIGVPTKEFNVGQYRRECVKIYKSFEFFSPDNEEGLKIRKQCASAALNDVHQYLTEDGGQVAVFDATNTTRERRETIIRFAEQNGFKVFFVESVCEDPDVIAENIVQVKLGSPDYTDCNTEQAAEDFMKRIKCYENSYQPLDEDLDRELSFIKIIDVGRRYLVNRVQDHIQSRIVYYLMNIHITPRSIYLCRHGESDLNVKGRIGGDSGLTARGKEFARYLGQFINSQDISDLKVWTSQMKRTIQTAEALGVPYEQWKALNEIDAGVCEELMYEEIQLRYPLEFALRDQDKYRYRYPKGESYEDLVQRLEPVIMELERQENVLVICHQAVMRCLLAYFLDKSAEELPYLKCPLHTVLKLTPVAYGCKVEYITLNVEAVNTHRGRPENVDVTRMPEEALLTVPAHQ from the exons ATGGACAACAACGGCTGCACGGATGACTCTTGCCCTACACCGTCCAGAGAGCTCACACAAAACCCGCTGAAGAAAATATGGATGCCCTGCAAAAACGGCCTCCCAGAGAAGCCCATCTTTCAGAGGAAGG tGTGCATGACCAACTGCCCCACTCTCATCGTCACGGTCGGACTACCGGCCCGGGGCAAGACCTACATCTCCAAAAAACTCACCCGTTACCTCAACTGGATTGGCGTTCCAACAAAAG AATTTAACGTGGGACAGTACAGACGAGAATGTGTGAAGATCTACAAATCGTTCGAGTTCTTTAGCCCAGACAACGAGGAGGGACTTAAAATCAGAAA GCAGTGCGCATCAGCAGCTCTTAACGATGTGCATCAGTATCTCACTGAGGACGGGGGGCAAGTGGCG GTATTTGATGCCACAAATACTacgagagaaaggagagagaccATCATACGATTTGCTGAACAGAACGGATTTAAG GTCTTCTTTGTTGAGTCTGTATGTGAAGACCCTGATGTTATTGCAGAAAACATTGTC CAAGTGAAACTTGGCAGTCCAGACTACACAGACTGTAACACCGAGCAGGCTGCAGAGGACTTCATGAAGAGGATAAAATGCTATGAGAATTCCTACCAGCCTCTCGACGAGGACTTGgacag agAATTGTCCTTCATAAAGATCATCGACGTGGGTCGGAGGTACCTGGTGAACCGAGTGCAGGATCACATCCAGAGCCGTATCGTGTATTACTTAATGAATATCCACATCACACCACGCTCCATCTATCTGTGCCGGCACGGAGAGAGTGACCTCAACGTTAAAGGACGCATCGGCGGCGACTCGGGTCTCACGGCCCGGGGAAAGGAG TTTGCTCGTTACTTGGGCCAGTTCATCAACTCGCAGGACATCAGCGATCTGAAGGTGTGGACGAGTCAGATGAAGAGAACCATTCAGACTGCCGAGGCTCTGGGCGTACCGTACGAGCAGTGGAAAGCTCTTAATGAGATTGATGCT ggtgtgtgtgaggagctgATGTACGAGGAGATTCAGTTGCGGTATCCTCTGGAGTTTGCTCTGCGTGACCAGGACAAATATCGCTACCGATATCCCAAAGGAGAG tctTATGAAGATCTGGTGCAGCGGCTGGAGCCCGTCATCATGGAGCTGGAGCGGCAGGAGAACGTGTTGGTCATCTGCCACCAGGCGGTCATGCGCTGCCTGCTGGCCTACTTCCTGGATAAATCGGCAG AGGAGCTGCCGTACCTGAAGTGCCCACTACACACCGTGCTGAAGCTCACACCGGTGGCTTACG GCTGCAAGGTGGAGTACATCACTCTGAACGTGGAAGCAGTGAACACCCACAGAGGACGACCAGAg AATGTAGATGTGACGCGGATGCCAGAGGAGGCCTTGCTAACAGTGCCAGCTCATCAGTGA
- the hmces gene encoding abasic site processing protein HMCES codes for MCGRTACTLAPDELRRASRYRDRSGHQRQPQWRDGDAEKYRPSYNKSPQSFSPVLLSSRHLNKEAAVDECVLATMRWGLVPAWFKESDPSKMQYSTSNCRGESLLEKKSYKDPLLKGQRCVILADGFYEWRRQQKDKQPFFIYFPQDQGYKQNEMEKDDHCEGETRDTEDGGAWAGWRLLTMAGLFDCWTPPGGGELLYTYTVITVNASPNLQSIHDRMPAILDGDEEVRRWLDFGEVRSLEALKLLQSKSCLTFHPVSSIVNNSRNNSPECLQPVDPAAMKVPPQISASSKMMMSWLKNGSPGKRKAADDAEPKETEEKHPSEKQKSKATGMLQQWLLGSGASKRPRT; via the exons ATGTGTGGAAGAACAGCTTGCACCCTCGCTCCTGATGAGCTCCGGCGTGCTTCTCGGTACCGAGACCGGTCTGGACATCAGCGACAGCCTCAGTGGCGGGATGGAGATGCTGAGAAATACCGACCGTCCTACAACAAGAGTCCTCAGTCCTTTAGTCCGGTTCTGCTGTCCAGCAGACACTTAAATAAG GAAGCCGCAGTGGATGAGTGCGTGCTAGCGACGATGCGCTGGGGTCTGGTGCCGGCGTGGTTCAAGGAGAGTGACCCCAGCAAGATGCAGTACAGCACCTCCAACTGTCGCGGCGAAAGCTTGTTGGAGAAAAAGTCCTACAAG GACCCTCTGTTGAAAGGCCAGCGTTGTGTCATTCTAGCTGACGGCTTCTACGAGTGGAGGAGGCAGCAGAAGGACAAGCAGCCTTTCTTTATCTATTTCCCCCAGGACCAAGGATATAAGCAGAATGAGATGGAAAAGGATGATCACTGTGAAGGAGAGACAAGG GACACTGAAGATGGCGGTGCCTGGGCAGGATGGCGTCTGCTCACCATGGCGGGGCTGTTTGACTGCTGGACTCCTCCTGGTGGTGGGGAGCTTTTATACACctacactgtgatcactgtgaATGCTTCACCAAACCTGCAAAGCATCCATGACAG gatgCCAGCCATTCTGGATGGAGATGAGGAGGTGAGGCGATGGTTGGATTTCGGGGAGGTACGCTCACTGGAAGCTCTTAAGTTGCTTCAGTCTAAATCCTGCCTGACCTTTCATCCAGTCTCTTCAATCGTCAACAACTCTCGCAACAACTCCCCTGAGTGCCTGCAGCCGGTCGACCCCGCCGCCATGAAG GTTCCTCCTCAGATTTCAGCCAGCAGTAAGATGATGATGAGCTGGCTGAAAAACGGCTCGCCAGGTAAGAGGAAAGCTGCTGATGATGCCGAACctaaagaaacagaagaaaagcaTCCATCTGAGAAGCAGAAGTCCAAGGCCACCGGGATGCTGCAGCAGTGGCTGCTGGGAAGTGGAGCCAGTAAGAGACCAAGAACATAA
- the arpc4l gene encoding actin related protein 2/3 complex, subunit 4, like isoform X2: protein MTATLRPYLNAVRATLQAALCLENFSSQVVERHNKPEVEVRSSKELLLQPVVISRNEKEKVLIEGSINSVRVSIAVKQGYDISFLITNFHTEQMYKHKLVDFVIHFMEEIDKEISEMKLSVNARARIVAEEFLKNF, encoded by the exons ATG ACGGCGACTCTGCGTCCGTATCTGAACGCCGTGCGTGCCACCCTGCAGGCGGCCCTGTGTTTGGAGAACTTCTCCTCTCAGGTGGTGGAACGGCACAACAAGCCGGAGGTGGAGGTCAG GAGCAGCAAAGAGTTGCTGCTGCAGCCGGTGGTGATCAGCCGCAACGAAAAGGAGAAAGTCCTGATTGAGGGCTCCATCAACTCTGTGCGGGTCAGCATCGCCGTCAAACAG ggctACGACATCAGCTTCCTCATCACCAACTTCCACACGGAGCAGATGTACAAACACAAGCTGGTGGACTTTGTCATCCATTTCATGGAGGAAATCGACAAAGAGATCAGCGAAATGAAGCTGTCCGTCAACGCACGTGCTCGCATCGTCGCTGAGGAATTCCTCAAAAAC tTTTGA
- the pfkfb4a gene encoding 6-phosphofructo-2-kinase/fructose-2,6-bisphosphatase 4a isoform X4, with protein MAKMRGAAKSKNTPNSCRAVCMTNCPTLIVTVGLPARGKTYISKKLTRYLNWIGVPTKEFNVGQYRRECVKIYKSFEFFSPDNEEGLKIRKQCASAALNDVHQYLTEDGGQVAVFDATNTTRERRETIIRFAEQNGFKVFFVESVCEDPDVIAENIVQVKLGSPDYTDCNTEQAAEDFMKRIKCYENSYQPLDEDLDRELSFIKIIDVGRRYLVNRVQDHIQSRIVYYLMNIHITPRSIYLCRHGESDLNVKGRIGGDSGLTARGKEFARYLGQFINSQDISDLKVWTSQMKRTIQTAEALGVPYEQWKALNEIDAGVCEELMYEEIQLRYPLEFALRDQDKYRYRYPKGESYEDLVQRLEPVIMELERQENVLVICHQAVMRCLLAYFLDKSAEELPYLKCPLHTVLKLTPVAYGCKVEYITLNVEAVNTHRGRPENVNVHRTTEDALCTVPPHL; from the exons ATGGCAAAGATGAGGGGTGCTGCCAAGtccaaaaacacaccaaattCTTGCAGGGCGG tGTGCATGACCAACTGCCCCACTCTCATCGTCACGGTCGGACTACCGGCCCGGGGCAAGACCTACATCTCCAAAAAACTCACCCGTTACCTCAACTGGATTGGCGTTCCAACAAAAG AATTTAACGTGGGACAGTACAGACGAGAATGTGTGAAGATCTACAAATCGTTCGAGTTCTTTAGCCCAGACAACGAGGAGGGACTTAAAATCAGAAA GCAGTGCGCATCAGCAGCTCTTAACGATGTGCATCAGTATCTCACTGAGGACGGGGGGCAAGTGGCG GTATTTGATGCCACAAATACTacgagagaaaggagagagaccATCATACGATTTGCTGAACAGAACGGATTTAAG GTCTTCTTTGTTGAGTCTGTATGTGAAGACCCTGATGTTATTGCAGAAAACATTGTC CAAGTGAAACTTGGCAGTCCAGACTACACAGACTGTAACACCGAGCAGGCTGCAGAGGACTTCATGAAGAGGATAAAATGCTATGAGAATTCCTACCAGCCTCTCGACGAGGACTTGgacag agAATTGTCCTTCATAAAGATCATCGACGTGGGTCGGAGGTACCTGGTGAACCGAGTGCAGGATCACATCCAGAGCCGTATCGTGTATTACTTAATGAATATCCACATCACACCACGCTCCATCTATCTGTGCCGGCACGGAGAGAGTGACCTCAACGTTAAAGGACGCATCGGCGGCGACTCGGGTCTCACGGCCCGGGGAAAGGAG TTTGCTCGTTACTTGGGCCAGTTCATCAACTCGCAGGACATCAGCGATCTGAAGGTGTGGACGAGTCAGATGAAGAGAACCATTCAGACTGCCGAGGCTCTGGGCGTACCGTACGAGCAGTGGAAAGCTCTTAATGAGATTGATGCT ggtgtgtgtgaggagctgATGTACGAGGAGATTCAGTTGCGGTATCCTCTGGAGTTTGCTCTGCGTGACCAGGACAAATATCGCTACCGATATCCCAAAGGAGAG tctTATGAAGATCTGGTGCAGCGGCTGGAGCCCGTCATCATGGAGCTGGAGCGGCAGGAGAACGTGTTGGTCATCTGCCACCAGGCGGTCATGCGCTGCCTGCTGGCCTACTTCCTGGATAAATCGGCAG AGGAGCTGCCGTACCTGAAGTGCCCACTACACACCGTGCTGAAGCTCACACCGGTGGCTTACG GCTGCAAGGTGGAGTACATCACTCTGAACGTGGAAGCAGTGAACACCCACAGAGGACGACCAGAg AATGTAAACGTACATCGGACCACAGAGGACGCCCTGTGCACCGTCCCGCCTCACCTCTGA
- the arpc4l gene encoding actin related protein 2/3 complex, subunit 4, like isoform X1: MTATLRPYLNAVRATLQAALCLENFSSQVVERHNKPEVEVRSSKELLLQPVVISRNEKEKVLIEGSINSVRVSIAVKQADEIEKILCHKFMRFMMMRAENFFILRRKSVEGYDISFLITNFHTEQMYKHKLVDFVIHFMEEIDKEISEMKLSVNARARIVAEEFLKNF; encoded by the exons ATG ACGGCGACTCTGCGTCCGTATCTGAACGCCGTGCGTGCCACCCTGCAGGCGGCCCTGTGTTTGGAGAACTTCTCCTCTCAGGTGGTGGAACGGCACAACAAGCCGGAGGTGGAGGTCAG GAGCAGCAAAGAGTTGCTGCTGCAGCCGGTGGTGATCAGCCGCAACGAAAAGGAGAAAGTCCTGATTGAGGGCTCCATCAACTCTGTGCGGGTCAGCATCGCCGTCAAACAG GCGGATGAGATCGAGAAGATCCTGTGCCACAAATTCATGCGCTTCATGATGATGAGGGCCGAGAACTTCTTCATCCTGCGAAGGAAATCTGTGGAG ggctACGACATCAGCTTCCTCATCACCAACTTCCACACGGAGCAGATGTACAAACACAAGCTGGTGGACTTTGTCATCCATTTCATGGAGGAAATCGACAAAGAGATCAGCGAAATGAAGCTGTCCGTCAACGCACGTGCTCGCATCGTCGCTGAGGAATTCCTCAAAAAC tTTTGA